One genomic window of Dermacentor andersoni chromosome 8, qqDerAnde1_hic_scaffold, whole genome shotgun sequence includes the following:
- the LOC126526161 gene encoding monocarboxylate transporter 12-like isoform X2, with product MAGVPGGYNHGYGRSNSWLPLQAFHLPGRLVGVLVSGGAMCGLFVACNVLVAQHFEKRRATATSLMFTVFGLNSVAISPLLEFFRKTYGVRGAFLLYGALLLNAIPAVIVLRSPPWLTKQKVRRRAAKCEVQHEGNAAAVLIESANSVEDGNRATEEENDHHCTRQPSNCHRSSQCTAKQKESVSHTGLLPHKSCIRLMEAKEPVRHFSIPTTARQMLTLCFLVHALSYAAVLLTAGVFVLIPADLASDRGLNPSDAVYLLQAFSAADVAFRSVVGIAIDSRILSYESLMLLGFALQGLAYEWLVWADTLPQMIVASAFVGATYGSRSCLLPPALVKDFGIGPLPVIMGGAFFCAGVSLLLRPLLIGYFRDSYGDYTGLLHLMAVLNASFMCIWTFKLVTKRRARSNVSSPPAPRQA from the exons GTCCAATAGCTGGTTACCTCTGCAGGCGTTTCACTTGCCGGGCCGTCTTGTTGGTGTGCTCGTCTCTG GTGGTGCGATGTGCGGCTTGTTCGTTGCTTGCAATGTTTTGGTGGCCCAACACTTTGAGAAACGAAGAGCAACAGCCACCAGCCTAATGTTCACAGTTTTCGGCCTCAACTCCGTCGCTATTTCGCCATTGCTCGAGTTCTTCCGAAAAACTTACGGTGTCCGCGGTGCTTTCCTCCTCTATGGAGCGCTTCTCCTCAATGCGATTCCAGCCGTTATTGTTCTCAGAAGCCCTCCATGGTTGACGAAGCAGAAAGTTAGAAGGAGAGCGGCAAAATGTGAAGTGCAGCACGAAGGAAACGCAGCTGCCGTTTTGATTGAATCAGCCAACTCGGTCGAAGATGGCAACAGGGCAACGGAAGAAGAAAATGACCACCATTGCACAAGACAACCTTCAAACTGTCATCGATCGTCACAATGTACTGCTAAACAGAAGGAAAGCGTATCACATACTGGTCTACTTCCACACAAAAGCTGCATTAGGCTCATGGAAGCAAAGGAGCCTGTTCGACATTTTAGCATTCCCACAACGGCAAGGCAAATGTTGACGTTATGTTTTCTTGTCCACGCACTGTCTTACGCCGCCGTATTGTTAACAGCTGGCGTCTTCGTCCTGATTCCAGCAGACCTAGCCAGCGACCGGGGCCTGAATCCTTCAGATGCGGTATATTTGCTCCAAGCTTTCTCCGCAGCGGACGTCGCCTTCAGATCGGTAGTGGGCATCGCCATTGATTCGCGTATCTTATCATATGAATCTCTCATGCTACTTGGATTCGCATTGCAAGGACTCGCTTATGAGTGGCTCGTCTGGGCGGATACACTACCGCAAATGATTGTAGCGTCCGCATTCGTGGGCGCCACGTATGGCTCACGATCGTGCCTGCTGCCACCCGCCTTGGTCAAGGACTTTGGCATCGGCCCGTTACCGGTGATTATGGGTGGTGCATTTTTTTGCGCTGGCGTATCTCTTCTTCTCCGTCCGTTACTGATCG GATACTTCAGAGACAGCTATGGCGACTACACTGGACTACTACATTTGATGGCTGTTCTCAATGCATCCTTCATGTGCATTTGGACGTTCAAGTTGGTCACTAAGAGGAGAGCAAGGTCAAATGTGTCATCTCCACCTGCACCGAGACAGGCTTAA